CCTATCACAGGACGGTATGGAGATAAAGGTTAGAGCAATATTCTCTCTTTCAAGCTCATTTTTAATGGTGAGAAATCCTTTAAGTGTGTTGTGTGCTACAACTGAAGGGCCTAAGTATGGATCCAACACATTCGGTGCGGTGATATAGATAGTGTACATTTCTTCCACCTTTAAAACAACAGTCAAACTATTCTTTCGTAAATCTGCACAATACATTTTGCAATATTCTCCCAGCTAAACTGCTCCCCATATCTTCTTATCCTCCCTCTGTCCCACTCCTTCTTAATTGCAATTAAAATTTTCTCTGCCAGATCATCTGCATTACCCGGTTCGCTGAGGAATCCATAATCTTCCGAAGTTATTATTTCAGGAATTCCCCCCACCTTAGTCCCCACAAACGGCAAACCAACACCTAAAGCTTCGAACATTACTGTTGGGTTCCCCTCGTTCAGACTCGGCAAAACGAAAATGTCTGCAGCATTCATCCACAGCGGTATCTCGCTATGGGGCTTAGCACCAACGAGCTTGACCACTCCTTCGAGATTCAACTTTTTAACCTCTTTCTGTAGTTCTTTTTTTAGGTTACCATCACCCACAATATATAGAATAACATCATCACTGTTTTCGGATATTTTTCGCATGGCTTTTACAAGATATTTATGACCCTTTACTGGAACAAGATTTGCCACATTCAGGATAACTTTTTTATTTTGAGGAATTCCCAGCCTATTCCTTGCAACGTGTTTTTCTACTGGTCTAAATAGTTTAAGATCCACGCCATTGGGAACCACGGACACATTCATTTCCGGAATTCCGATTTTATGAACTATAATTTCGTAATTTCTCCTACTTACTGTGATGATATGGCTGGCATTTTCAAGAGTGAATTTTACCTTATTAAACCATTTTCTGCTTCTGAACGGAAGATCATAAACATCGTAACCATGAGCGGTAACCACAACAGGAACCCCGAACTCTTCCCCGAGTTTCACAGCAGCATACCCACAAGGCCAGATGAAATGGGCATGAATCAAACTGAATTCAATTTCATGTTCAATAATATACCTACTGAATTTTTTAAATAACATATCCCCCAAACCCGTGTTTTTTCCATCCGGGATAAAATAAAGTGTGGAGACAGTGTTGACCCTGACGTTCTCTGGACTGTTTTCTAAATATATTAATTCTTTTCTTGAAAATTTTTTTATATTTTTAAAATACGAAAATGGCAAGTATCGTGCCAATTCAGATAAAAAATTATGATGGACAAAAATTGAAATACTGGAAACGTATTTGGCTGTTGCATCGACCAATCCTTTCACAAAAGTGTGATAATGTGGAGATATTACCAGGATATCCATACTAACCCCCATTTCTCATTCTGGTTTACCATTCAGTTCTTTCAAAATTTCCACCACCCTTCTGCTCGCCTTACCATCCCCAAACCTCTGGCTGTAGTGTCTTCTTTCCGGCTCGAAGTTTTCAACTGCGTTCAGTATCCTGCTCTTGTCTGCCCCCACAAGAACGTTCCACCCATCCTCTACAGTTTCTACCCATTCAGTTGTCTCTCTCAGCGTGATGCACGGCACTCTGAGTATGTATGCCTCCTTCTGCACACCACCGCTGTCAGTGATTACCTTCCTAGCGTTCTTTTCCAGAACAAGCATATCGAGGTAACCAACAGGCCTTATAACGTTAACATTCTTTACGACCGTTTCCCAGAGGCCGAAATTCTTCAGCCTGTTCTCGGTTCTTGGATGGCATGGAAACACGAGATTCTCTGTTTCGCAAAAGGCTTCTACTATGTGTTTCAGTCTTTCAGCATTGTCAGTGTTTTCCGCCCTGTGGACAGTCGCCAAAAAGTATTCCTCCGGTTCTAAACCGAGTTGATCGAGAATTCTTGACTTTTCCTCTGCTATCTTAATGTTCTGCTTTACAGCATCAACCATAACGTCTCCGGTCAGGTGCACGCCCCTAACTATACCCTCCCTCTTTAAATTCTCAACCGCCCGTTCAGTTGGACAGAAAAGCAGATCGGAGCAGTGGTCGGTCAGCACTCTGTTTATCTCCTCTGGCATCTTTCTATCAAAAGACCTCAATCCTGCCTCGACATGCGCGACTTTGATGTGGAGCTTCACCGCTGCCAGAGCTCCTGCAAGAGTGGAGTTGGTGTCGCCAAATACAATTACCAGATCTGGCTCCTCCTTAAACAGAACTTCCTCGATTTTTTTGACCATCTCACCCGTCTGGTATCCATGAGTTCCAGAACCAACCCCCAGATGGTAATCGGGATCTGGAATTTCGAGCTGCTCGAAAAACACCCTGTCCATCTCGTAATCATAGTGCTGACCTGTGTGCACAACCACCTCATCAAATTCCTTTCTAATCTCTTTTGACAGTGGAGCCAGCTTTATGAAATTTGGTCTCGCTCCTACGATAGAGACGACCTTCATGAGATCACCTGAACCTGTACTGTATCTCAGGTTTCTCTCTAAACCTATCAAGGCTTTCCGGATAGCTTTCTATAAACCAGCACATAAATTCCGAGATATCCACCTTATTTTCGATTAATTTCATTCTTTTCTTTTTCCACTCTCGCTTATAGCTATCGTCCACTGAAATCTCAAACGCCCTTTCCATAGCCTCTCTTGTGTTTTCGAAATTCATGAGAAGACCAAGCCTCTGGAGTTCGATAAAGTTGCCCATCTCCCTCTT
The genomic region above belongs to Archaeoglobus neptunius and contains:
- the wecB gene encoding non-hydrolyzing UDP-N-acetylglucosamine 2-epimerase, translating into MKVVSIVGARPNFIKLAPLSKEIRKEFDEVVVHTGQHYDYEMDRVFFEQLEIPDPDYHLGVGSGTHGYQTGEMVKKIEEVLFKEEPDLVIVFGDTNSTLAGALAAVKLHIKVAHVEAGLRSFDRKMPEEINRVLTDHCSDLLFCPTERAVENLKREGIVRGVHLTGDVMVDAVKQNIKIAEEKSRILDQLGLEPEEYFLATVHRAENTDNAERLKHIVEAFCETENLVFPCHPRTENRLKNFGLWETVVKNVNVIRPVGYLDMLVLEKNARKVITDSGGVQKEAYILRVPCITLRETTEWVETVEDGWNVLVGADKSRILNAVENFEPERRHYSQRFGDGKASRRVVEILKELNGKPE
- a CDS encoding glycosyltransferase family 4 protein — encoded protein: MDILVISPHYHTFVKGLVDATAKYVSSISIFVHHNFLSELARYLPFSYFKNIKKFSRKELIYLENSPENVRVNTVSTLYFIPDGKNTGLGDMLFKKFSRYIIEHEIEFSLIHAHFIWPCGYAAVKLGEEFGVPVVVTAHGYDVYDLPFRSRKWFNKVKFTLENASHIITVSRRNYEIIVHKIGIPEMNVSVVPNGVDLKLFRPVEKHVARNRLGIPQNKKVILNVANLVPVKGHKYLVKAMRKISENSDDVILYIVGDGNLKKELQKEVKKLNLEGVVKLVGAKPHSEIPLWMNAADIFVLPSLNEGNPTVMFEALGVGLPFVGTKVGGIPEIITSEDYGFLSEPGNADDLAEKILIAIKKEWDRGRIRRYGEQFSWENIAKCIVQIYERIV